One segment of Paenibacillus rhizovicinus DNA contains the following:
- a CDS encoding dipicolinate synthase subunit B yields the protein MKWQGKTVGYALSGSHCTFAEVMPVIQRFVDEGANVVPIVTQTLITTDTRFGTAEEWQRQLKSITGNEIISTIVDAEPLGPSKLLDVLVIAPCTGNTTSKLANAMTDSPVLMAAKAQLRNQRPLVLAISTNDGLGLNAANIAKLLVCKNVYFVPFGQDNPIQKPNSLVAKMELVPEACEAALNGKQLQPLLVERA from the coding sequence ATGAAATGGCAAGGCAAAACGGTGGGCTATGCGCTCTCCGGTTCTCACTGTACGTTTGCGGAGGTTATGCCGGTCATCCAACGGTTCGTTGACGAAGGCGCGAATGTCGTGCCCATCGTAACGCAAACCCTTATTACCACGGATACCCGGTTCGGAACGGCAGAAGAATGGCAGCGTCAACTGAAGTCCATCACCGGAAACGAAATCATATCGACCATTGTCGATGCAGAGCCCTTGGGGCCTTCCAAACTGCTCGACGTTCTAGTTATCGCCCCTTGCACGGGCAACACGACCAGCAAGCTCGCCAACGCCATGACGGACAGTCCTGTTCTTATGGCTGCGAAAGCGCAGTTGCGCAATCAGCGTCCGCTCGTACTGGCCATCTCGACCAATGACGGACTTGGCTTGAATGCGGCGAATATCGCCAAACTACTCGTTTGCAAGAACGTATATTTTGTTCCGTTCGGGCAGGATAATCCCATTCAGAAGCCCAATTCATTGGTCGCCAAAATGGAATTGGTTCCCGAAGCCTGTGAAGCAGCTTTGAACGGCAAACAGCTTCAGCCTCTCCTGGTCGAACGCGCCTAA
- a CDS encoding YlzJ-like family protein, with protein MTIYSTMPMEIVFEGISQQPGPYVDVQVGDVRLQIEAVSPGIGRIVRLMDGPLDAYLRPELSPGTLVAYGPSML; from the coding sequence ATGACCATCTACTCGACGATGCCGATGGAAATTGTCTTTGAAGGCATAAGTCAGCAGCCAGGTCCTTATGTGGACGTGCAAGTCGGAGATGTGCGCTTGCAAATCGAGGCGGTATCTCCCGGAATCGGGCGTATCGTCAGATTGATGGACGGCCCGTTGGATGCCTACCTGAGACCGGAATTATCGCCGGGAACGCTGGTCGCTTACGGCCCGTCAATGCTGTAA
- the dapA gene encoding 4-hydroxy-tetrahydrodipicolinate synthase, whose amino-acid sequence MDFGRLVTAMVTPFSADGSIDWDTTGRLLNYLIEDQVSDGIVVCGTTGESPTLNDEEKRSLFSFAVKQAGGRCKIIAGTGSNDTAHSIHLTKIAEQCGVDAVLLVAPYYNKPTQEGLYQHFKAIAEATTLPVMLYNVPGRTIVSLSAATTLRLAQLPNVVATKECAGLDQVTEIVTGAPDGFLVYSGDDSSALPALAVGAHGIVSVASHVVGKPMKAMIQAYLEGNVAQAAKLHGDNLPIFKGLFDLPNPVLVKAALELRGLPVGGVRLPLVAANESEIATLRQILN is encoded by the coding sequence TTGGATTTCGGACGTTTAGTAACTGCTATGGTAACCCCGTTCTCTGCAGACGGTTCGATCGACTGGGACACGACGGGGCGGTTATTGAATTATTTAATTGAAGATCAAGTGAGCGACGGCATCGTCGTCTGCGGCACGACCGGTGAATCTCCTACTTTGAACGATGAGGAGAAGCGTTCGTTATTCTCCTTTGCGGTTAAACAGGCAGGCGGTCGCTGCAAAATCATTGCAGGCACAGGCAGCAACGATACTGCGCATTCGATTCATCTGACGAAAATCGCGGAACAATGCGGTGTTGATGCCGTGCTGCTTGTAGCGCCATATTACAACAAGCCGACGCAAGAAGGGCTGTATCAGCATTTCAAAGCCATTGCCGAAGCGACGACGCTTCCGGTCATGCTTTATAACGTTCCAGGCCGGACAATTGTTAGCCTCTCTGCCGCAACGACGCTTCGACTGGCACAATTGCCGAATGTCGTTGCAACGAAAGAATGCGCAGGGCTGGACCAGGTAACGGAAATCGTAACAGGTGCACCTGATGGCTTCCTCGTTTACAGCGGTGACGATAGCTCGGCATTGCCGGCGCTGGCAGTCGGTGCGCATGGTATTGTGAGCGTAGCAAGCCATGTCGTCGGAAAACCGATGAAAGCGATGATTCAAGCTTATTTGGAAGGCAATGTCGCGCAAGCTGCAAAGCTTCATGGCGACAATCTTCCGATTTTCAAAGGCTTATTCGATCTTCCTAACCCGGTTCTCGTGAAAGCGGCATTGGAGCTTCGCGGCTTGCCCGTCGGCGGCGTTCGTCTTCCGTTAGTTGCGGCAAATGAAAGCGAAATTGCAACTCTTCGTCAAATTTTGAACTAA
- the dapG gene encoding aspartate kinase codes for MPILVQKFGGTSLSSDEGRELVIKHIQRERQRQYGLVVVVSAMGRKGDPYATDTLLSLIARHGDSLPAKERDMLQGCGEIISASVLCSLVRAAGIPAIALTGGGAGILTDNQFGKARILEIRAERIHQALREGQVVIVTGFQGVTESGDFTTLGRGGSDTSATALGAALHAERVDIYTDVNGILTADPRIVKDARALSVISYSEVGNMARQGAKVIHPRAVEIAQQARIPLRVRSTFSEDEGTLVTDLADVLKSAAVHDRHVTGVAHVSGVTQITVQAQDGPSDVQLQVFQAMAKHQISVDFINVNPGGAVYTVFDHDADKAVSVLEDIGYAPRAVSGCAKISVIGGGMNGVPGIMARIVEALTEQGIPILQSADSNTTIWVLVLESYMASALQSLHAKFSLHE; via the coding sequence ATGCCCATCCTCGTGCAAAAGTTCGGCGGTACTTCGCTGTCTTCTGACGAAGGTAGAGAGCTTGTAATCAAGCATATTCAACGGGAACGGCAACGACAGTATGGACTAGTCGTTGTCGTCTCTGCAATGGGACGGAAAGGCGATCCGTACGCTACGGACACGCTGCTCTCGCTCATCGCGCGGCATGGCGATTCTTTGCCTGCCAAGGAACGGGATATGCTTCAAGGCTGTGGTGAAATCATTTCCGCATCGGTTCTGTGCAGCCTGGTTCGCGCTGCGGGCATTCCGGCAATTGCGCTAACTGGCGGCGGGGCAGGTATTTTGACGGATAATCAGTTCGGCAAAGCGAGAATCTTGGAGATTCGCGCCGAACGAATCCATCAAGCGCTGCGGGAAGGTCAAGTCGTGATCGTGACCGGTTTCCAAGGCGTTACGGAATCAGGAGATTTTACGACCCTCGGCAGAGGCGGGAGCGATACGTCGGCTACGGCGCTAGGCGCGGCGCTTCATGCAGAGCGAGTCGATATCTATACAGACGTGAACGGGATTCTCACGGCAGATCCCCGGATCGTCAAAGACGCACGCGCATTATCGGTTATCAGTTATTCCGAAGTAGGCAATATGGCAAGACAAGGCGCCAAGGTCATTCATCCGCGAGCCGTGGAAATCGCACAGCAAGCGCGAATTCCGCTGCGTGTCCGGTCGACCTTCTCGGAAGACGAAGGTACCCTCGTGACGGATTTGGCGGATGTCTTGAAATCAGCGGCCGTTCATGACAGGCATGTAACGGGTGTCGCGCATGTCAGTGGCGTTACGCAGATCACCGTACAGGCGCAAGACGGTCCATCCGACGTACAGCTGCAGGTGTTTCAAGCAATGGCGAAACATCAGATCAGCGTCGATTTCATTAACGTAAACCCGGGCGGTGCGGTGTATACCGTATTCGACCATGATGCGGATAAAGCGGTTTCAGTCTTGGAGGACATCGGGTATGCACCGCGCGCTGTGAGCGGATGTGCCAAAATATCGGTCATCGGCGGCGGCATGAACGGCGTTCCTGGAATCATGGCCCGAATCGTCGAAGCATTGACGGAACAGGGCATACCGATTCTGCAGTCTGCGGACTCGAATACGACCATATGGGTATTGGTGCTCGAGAGCTACATGGCGAGCGCGCTTCAGTCGCTGCATGCCAAATTTTCACTGCACGAGTAG
- a CDS encoding ClpP family protease, with product MWEESFKAEQPEPPAGERKPPIGNPVVETIQQLGQTTTPSSESNIFCMTIIGQVEGHIVLPPQNKTTKYEHLIPQLVAAEQNAKIEGIMIVLNTVGGDVEAGLAIAEMISSLTKPTVTLVLGGGHSIGVPIAVAGNTSFIAETATMTIHPIRLNGLVIGVPQTFEYLDKMQERVVRFVTSHSNVTEEKFKELMFKTGELTRDIGTTVIGTDAVKHGLIDRVGGIGQALRELNMLIEARKQSAGTAAITAGGLTQ from the coding sequence ATGTGGGAGGAATCATTCAAAGCGGAGCAGCCGGAACCGCCGGCAGGAGAACGTAAACCGCCGATCGGCAATCCCGTCGTTGAAACGATACAGCAATTGGGTCAGACGACAACGCCTTCATCGGAATCGAATATTTTCTGCATGACGATTATCGGCCAGGTCGAAGGGCATATTGTGCTGCCGCCGCAGAACAAGACGACGAAGTACGAACATTTGATTCCTCAATTAGTAGCAGCCGAGCAAAATGCGAAGATTGAAGGCATAATGATCGTACTGAACACAGTGGGCGGGGATGTGGAAGCAGGGTTAGCCATTGCCGAAATGATCTCTTCGTTAACGAAACCGACGGTTACGCTCGTATTGGGCGGGGGACATTCCATTGGCGTACCGATTGCGGTTGCCGGCAACACATCTTTCATTGCCGAAACCGCAACGATGACGATTCATCCGATTCGGTTGAACGGTCTAGTAATCGGCGTTCCGCAAACCTTTGAGTATTTGGACAAGATGCAGGAGCGAGTCGTCAGGTTCGTGACCTCTCATTCCAATGTAACGGAAGAGAAGTTCAAAGAGCTGATGTTTAAAACCGGGGAATTGACACGCGATATCGGCACGACCGTGATCGGTACCGATGCCGTCAAGCATGGCTTGATCGATCGTGTAGGCGGCATCGGCCAAGCGCTGCGAGAACTGAATATGCTGATCGAAGCGCGGAAACAGTCGGCAGGTACCGCGGCAATCACGGCGGGAGGGCTGACGCAATGA
- a CDS encoding aspartate-semialdehyde dehydrogenase, translating to MSQQKLFNVAVVGATGAVGEQIIGLLEKRDFPIAELKLLSSARSAGTKLMFKGKEYTVEEATPESFKGVEIALFSAGGDVSKALAPHAVEHGAVCIDNTNAYRMDPDTPLVVPEVNIDKVNEHKGIIANPNCSTIQLVAALKPLQERYGIARIIVSTYQAVSGAGSRAIDELLRQTREVLDGNEVDPDILPVGSLPVKHQIAFNAIPQIDKFQENGYTLEEMKMVRETKKILDDESIDVTATCVRIPVVYGHSESVYVEFKNDYELEDVKNLLADAPGVVLVDDPAGQRYPLATEAAGKPEVFVGRLRRDLGHARGLNLWIVSDNLLKGAAWNAVQIAEYIAIEKP from the coding sequence ATGTCGCAGCAGAAGTTGTTTAACGTCGCTGTAGTCGGAGCGACAGGCGCAGTAGGAGAACAAATCATCGGATTGCTCGAGAAACGCGATTTCCCCATTGCAGAGCTTAAATTGCTGTCTTCCGCTCGATCAGCGGGCACGAAACTCATGTTTAAAGGTAAGGAATATACAGTCGAAGAAGCAACGCCCGAAAGCTTTAAAGGTGTAGAAATCGCTTTGTTCAGTGCTGGCGGGGACGTGTCGAAAGCACTTGCCCCCCACGCTGTCGAGCATGGCGCGGTTTGCATCGACAATACGAATGCTTATCGAATGGATCCGGACACGCCGCTTGTCGTTCCGGAAGTCAATATCGATAAAGTCAACGAACATAAAGGCATTATCGCAAATCCGAACTGTTCGACAATCCAATTGGTGGCGGCATTGAAACCGCTGCAGGAACGGTACGGTATTGCTCGCATTATCGTGTCCACCTACCAAGCCGTTTCTGGCGCTGGCAGCCGCGCAATCGACGAATTGCTTCGCCAAACGCGCGAAGTGCTGGATGGAAACGAAGTCGATCCGGATATTTTACCGGTTGGATCGCTGCCGGTGAAGCATCAAATCGCCTTTAATGCGATTCCTCAAATCGATAAATTTCAAGAGAACGGCTATACGCTGGAAGAGATGAAGATGGTCCGCGAGACGAAGAAAATTTTGGACGACGAATCGATCGATGTCACTGCGACTTGCGTCCGGATTCCTGTCGTTTACGGTCACTCGGAGTCGGTATACGTAGAATTCAAAAACGATTACGAACTGGAAGACGTCAAGAATCTGCTTGCTGACGCTCCCGGCGTCGTTCTAGTCGACGATCCTGCAGGTCAACGGTATCCGCTTGCTACGGAAGCAGCTGGTAAACCTGAAGTGTTCGTTGGTCGGCTTCGCCGTGATTTGGGTCATGCACGCGGCCTGAACTTATGGATCGTATCGGATAATCTGCTCAAAGGGGCAGCATGGAACGCTGTCCAAATCGCAGAATACATCGCCATCGAGAAGCCATAA
- a CDS encoding ribonuclease J, with translation MSKKNIQDKLLIFALGGVGEIGKNMYVVQYGNDIVVVDAGLKFPEEDMLGIDIVIPDITYLTENRDKVRGILITHGHEDHIGGLPYVLKHLNVPLYATKLTLGLIEGKLKEAGLLGETKRILINAESEVQLGSIKASFFKTNHSIPDSVGVCLDTPEGTVVHTGDFKFDHTPVNNQYADLQRIADIGRRGVLALLSDSTNAERAGFTPSESMIGSELEDIFRKATQRVVVATFASNVHRIQQVVNAAIATKRKIAVVGRSMVNVVTIASELGYLNIPEGTIIEPEEINKMAADRVAVLSTGSQGEPMSALTRMARSTHRKVDIMPGDTVIIAATPIPGNERYVGRTVDELFRLGANVIYGPGSVSGVHVSGHGSQEELKLMLNLIRPKYFIPIHGEYRMLRQHALLGEAVGIERENIFIVDNGDTVEFQAGTARKGSKVPAGNVLIDGLGVGDVGNIVLRDRKLLSQDGILVVVVTLSKQDGAILSGPDIISRGFVYVRESEGLLEEANRIVTSTLHKLMNDKVNEWASLKTNVKDALGRFLYEQTRRRPMILPIIMEV, from the coding sequence TTGTCAAAGAAAAATATCCAGGATAAGCTGCTTATCTTCGCGCTAGGCGGCGTTGGTGAAATCGGTAAGAACATGTACGTCGTTCAATACGGTAACGATATCGTTGTGGTAGACGCGGGTCTTAAATTCCCTGAAGAAGATATGCTCGGTATTGATATTGTCATCCCTGACATTACGTACTTAACAGAGAATCGCGATAAAGTAAGAGGTATTCTGATTACCCACGGTCACGAGGATCATATCGGCGGATTGCCATATGTATTGAAGCACCTCAACGTTCCGCTGTATGCTACCAAGCTGACGCTCGGTCTCATTGAAGGTAAATTGAAGGAAGCGGGCCTGCTTGGCGAAACGAAACGCATTCTGATCAACGCAGAAAGCGAAGTGCAGCTGGGCTCCATCAAAGCATCCTTCTTCAAAACGAATCACAGTATTCCGGATTCGGTCGGCGTATGTTTGGACACGCCTGAAGGAACTGTCGTGCATACGGGCGACTTTAAATTCGATCATACACCTGTAAATAATCAATATGCGGATTTACAGCGCATTGCGGATATTGGCCGTCGTGGCGTTCTGGCGCTTCTGTCGGACAGCACGAATGCCGAGCGCGCAGGGTTTACGCCTTCGGAAAGCATGATCGGGTCTGAGCTGGAAGATATTTTCCGCAAAGCGACGCAGCGCGTCGTAGTAGCGACATTTGCATCGAACGTACACCGTATTCAGCAAGTCGTGAATGCGGCCATCGCGACGAAACGCAAAATTGCCGTTGTCGGACGCAGCATGGTGAACGTCGTTACGATCGCATCGGAACTTGGATACTTGAATATTCCGGAAGGCACGATTATCGAGCCTGAAGAGATTAATAAAATGGCCGCTGACCGTGTTGCAGTATTATCTACGGGCAGCCAAGGCGAGCCGATGTCCGCACTTACGCGGATGGCGCGCTCGACGCACCGCAAAGTCGATATTATGCCTGGTGACACCGTTATCATCGCAGCTACGCCAATTCCGGGTAACGAACGTTATGTCGGCCGTACGGTTGACGAATTGTTCCGACTCGGCGCTAACGTCATTTACGGACCGGGCTCTGTTTCGGGCGTTCACGTTTCCGGTCACGGAAGCCAGGAAGAATTAAAGCTGATGCTCAACCTGATTCGCCCGAAATACTTCATTCCGATTCACGGTGAATATCGTATGCTCCGTCAGCACGCTTTGCTGGGCGAGGCAGTCGGCATCGAACGCGAAAATATCTTCATTGTCGACAATGGGGATACGGTGGAATTCCAAGCCGGCACGGCTCGCAAAGGCAGCAAAGTGCCTGCAGGCAACGTGCTGATTGACGGACTGGGCGTTGGCGACGTAGGTAACATCGTGCTTCGCGACCGTAAATTACTGTCCCAGGATGGTATCCTTGTCGTCGTCGTGACGTTAAGCAAGCAAGACGGTGCGATCTTGTCCGGTCCGGACATTATCTCCCGCGGGTTTGTCTATGTTCGCGAATCGGAAGGACTGCTAGAAGAGGCAAACCGGATCGTAACTTCGACGCTGCACAAGCTGATGAACGATAAAGTGAACGAATGGGCATCGCTCAAAACGAACGTTAAGGATGCGCTCGGCCGCTTCTTGTACGAGCAGACGCGTCGCCGTCCGATGATTTTGCCGATTATTATGGAAGTTTAA